A region of Halalkaliarchaeum desulfuricum DNA encodes the following proteins:
- a CDS encoding small ribosomal subunit Rsm22 family protein, giving the protein MIDRTAVVNNAKYLRNVRPIDPDELVDYLEESAHPGVVRRILREEAFDLGLFERPDGTFVPVADEPVHPRGWEPESFPEPYAFAFEELLVEQYGPDWHTGATGDRLRTTIDRLKADYFHGNDVTYDEDAAFGYAIYHLPDYYAVMGYVLEELAEPGHLPRRLRVLDVGAGTGGPALGLCDYLFGRPDADPPNSPEATSAPESATDSSDATGPIVDYHAVEPSANADVLEALLEETDRNFRTEIHRERIEAVDPASLVSGDGSKGWDLVVFGNVLSELEEPQREVERGLDALAESGSLVALAPADLETSTGLRAVERALARDREDVTVYAPELRLWPGAEPSDRGWSFAVAPDLEVPSFQRLLDEAAPRGPEDEPGRYVNVDVQYSYSILRRDGRRRFPIRANTNRHARMAESDRHVTRRIDLLAVKLSENLADGDANPLFRIGDGSQQFDHYAVLTRESGLNRALREAPYGAVLEFQNALLLWNDDEGAYNLVVDGETTVDIAAA; this is encoded by the coding sequence ATGATCGACAGAACCGCCGTCGTGAACAACGCGAAGTATCTGCGGAACGTCCGCCCGATCGATCCCGACGAACTGGTCGATTACCTCGAGGAGAGCGCCCATCCGGGCGTCGTCAGGCGTATCCTCCGAGAGGAGGCGTTCGACCTCGGACTGTTCGAGCGCCCGGACGGCACGTTCGTTCCCGTCGCGGACGAACCCGTCCACCCACGGGGCTGGGAGCCCGAGTCGTTTCCGGAGCCGTACGCGTTCGCGTTCGAGGAACTGCTCGTGGAACAGTACGGCCCGGACTGGCACACGGGAGCGACTGGGGATCGCCTGCGGACGACGATCGACCGCCTGAAAGCCGACTACTTCCACGGCAACGACGTCACCTACGACGAAGACGCCGCCTTCGGCTACGCAATATACCACCTCCCGGACTACTACGCAGTGATGGGATACGTGCTGGAAGAACTCGCGGAGCCCGGACACCTCCCTCGACGGCTCCGCGTTTTGGATGTCGGCGCAGGGACCGGCGGTCCGGCGCTGGGACTGTGTGATTACCTGTTCGGACGCCCGGACGCCGACCCGCCGAACTCCCCGGAGGCGACGTCCGCCCCCGAATCGGCGACAGACAGTTCCGACGCCACAGGTCCGATCGTCGACTACCACGCCGTCGAACCGAGCGCAAACGCCGACGTTCTCGAAGCACTCCTCGAGGAAACCGACCGCAACTTCCGAACCGAGATCCACCGCGAGCGGATCGAAGCGGTCGACCCGGCGTCGCTCGTCTCCGGTGACGGCTCGAAAGGTTGGGATCTCGTCGTCTTCGGCAACGTCCTCTCGGAACTCGAGGAGCCACAACGCGAGGTCGAACGCGGCCTCGACGCGCTGGCCGAGTCGGGATCGCTCGTCGCACTCGCGCCGGCCGACCTGGAGACGTCGACGGGTCTCAGAGCCGTCGAACGGGCCCTCGCACGCGACCGGGAGGACGTCACCGTCTACGCCCCTGAGCTTCGTCTGTGGCCCGGCGCGGAGCCGTCCGATCGCGGGTGGTCGTTCGCGGTCGCTCCCGACCTCGAGGTGCCGTCGTTCCAGCGACTGCTCGACGAGGCCGCCCCTCGCGGTCCCGAGGACGAGCCGGGACGATACGTGAACGTCGACGTGCAGTATTCGTACTCGATTCTCCGGCGGGACGGACGGAGACGGTTCCCGATCCGGGCGAATACGAACCGACACGCCCGGATGGCAGAAAGCGACCGCCACGTGACCCGGCGGATCGACCTGCTCGCGGTGAAGCTGAGCGAGAACCTCGCCGACGGGGACGCGAACCCGCTGTTCAGGATCGGCGACGGGAGCCAACAGTTCGACCATTATGCGGTTCTCACCCGGGAGTCGGGCCTCAATCGGGCGCTCCGTGAAGCGCCGTACGGGGCGGTACTCGAATTTCAAAACGCCCTGCTGCTGTGGAACGACGACGAGGGCGCGTACAACCTGGTCGTCGACGGGGAAACGACAGTCGACATCGCGGCGGCGTGA
- a CDS encoding MFS transporter encodes MVVWGVLVSQVMLYPGVEDVIAALGGPPGIRAGMWFLVAEFAAFVAFATVWGAASDALGRRVPLVVAGALGGAVAYLLLVTLPSLEVGFGGVLFVRVLGGALTIGAFSLSITMLMDLSGGHGRNMGAAGIAIGAGAGLGAVVGGGLATIDPLAPVYGGAVALVAVALLAATVPDRASGGAIPVGEVLSGLSSRPQLSVPYAFGFVDRLTAGFFSLVGVYYFRDIFGLDAFGAGLTLALFFVPFALLQYPFGVLSDRIGRFLPVVVGSIGYGIAIAFVGLSPTYAIAALGMVFVGICGGLVSPATLALVTDVAAVDERGAAMGGFNVFGSLGFLAGFLVGGITADVIGYLEAFLLVGGLEVAIAIVAARAVRRISPETDVGVPTVGG; translated from the coding sequence ATGGTCGTGTGGGGCGTGTTGGTCTCACAGGTCATGCTTTATCCGGGTGTCGAGGACGTCATCGCGGCGCTCGGCGGACCGCCGGGGATCCGCGCCGGGATGTGGTTCCTCGTCGCGGAGTTCGCCGCGTTCGTCGCGTTCGCGACGGTGTGGGGCGCCGCGAGCGACGCGCTCGGGCGGCGGGTCCCCCTCGTCGTGGCCGGCGCCCTGGGGGGTGCGGTCGCGTACCTGTTGTTGGTAACGCTTCCGTCGCTGGAGGTCGGATTCGGCGGCGTCCTGTTCGTCCGCGTGCTCGGCGGCGCGCTCACGATCGGCGCTTTCTCCCTTTCGATCACGATGCTGATGGATCTGTCCGGGGGGCACGGTCGGAACATGGGCGCCGCCGGGATCGCCATCGGAGCGGGGGCGGGCCTTGGTGCCGTCGTCGGTGGGGGGCTCGCGACGATCGATCCGCTCGCGCCCGTCTACGGCGGGGCGGTCGCCCTGGTTGCCGTCGCGTTGCTTGCGGCGACCGTCCCGGACCGGGCCTCCGGCGGCGCGATTCCCGTCGGAGAGGTGCTCTCTGGGCTTTCCAGCCGGCCACAGCTGTCGGTCCCATACGCCTTCGGCTTCGTCGACCGGCTCACCGCCGGCTTCTTCTCACTCGTTGGAGTGTACTACTTTCGTGACATCTTCGGACTCGACGCGTTCGGCGCCGGACTCACACTGGCGCTGTTTTTCGTCCCGTTCGCGCTGTTGCAGTACCCGTTTGGCGTTCTCTCCGACCGGATCGGTCGGTTTCTCCCGGTGGTCGTCGGTTCGATCGGTTACGGGATCGCGATCGCGTTCGTCGGCCTGTCGCCGACCTACGCGATCGCGGCGCTGGGAATGGTGTTCGTCGGAATCTGTGGCGGTCTCGTCTCCCCGGCGACGCTCGCGCTCGTCACCGACGTCGCAGCCGTCGACGAGCGCGGAGCCGCGATGGGCGGATTCAACGTGTTCGGCTCGCTCGGGTTCCTCGCGGGCTTTCTCGTCGGCGGGATCACGGCCGACGTGATCGGGTACCTCGAGGCGTTCCTGCTCGTCGGCGGGCTCGAGGTCGCGATCGCGATCGTCGCCGCCCGGGCCGTTCGGCGCATCTCCCCGGAGACCGACGTGGGCGTCCCGACGGTCGGCGGATGA
- a CDS encoding elongation factor 1-beta has product MGKVAAKLKVMPQSPEVDLDSLQERLEAALPEGAKIKGFERDDVAFGLVALLPTVIVPDDAGGTEAVEEAFAGVDDVESVSVENVGRI; this is encoded by the coding sequence ATGGGGAAGGTCGCAGCCAAACTCAAGGTCATGCCGCAGAGCCCGGAGGTCGATCTCGATTCGCTCCAGGAGCGACTCGAGGCCGCGCTTCCGGAGGGTGCAAAGATCAAGGGGTTCGAACGCGACGACGTCGCGTTCGGCCTGGTCGCGTTGCTCCCGACAGTGATCGTCCCCGACGACGCTGGCGGCACCGAAGCCGTCGAGGAGGCGTTCGCGGGCGTCGACGACGTCGAATCCGTCTCCGTCGAGAACGTCGGGCGCATCTGA
- a CDS encoding HVO_2753 family zinc finger protein: MSQSHQREARHCVSCGIRVSGKNAATFDCPVCGTEVSRCAKCRKQSNLYECPDCEFRGP; the protein is encoded by the coding sequence ATGAGCCAGAGCCACCAACGGGAAGCGCGACACTGCGTTTCCTGTGGCATCCGCGTGTCCGGCAAGAACGCGGCCACGTTCGACTGTCCGGTCTGCGGCACCGAGGTCAGCCGGTGTGCGAAATGTCGAAAACAGAGCAACCTCTACGAGTGTCCCGACTGTGAGTTCAGGGGGCCCTGA
- a CDS encoding winged helix-turn-helix transcriptional regulator, with protein sequence MSQVRRRIAEYVRSNPGVHFSAIVRELDLATGQTQYHLRKLLRRGEVTAEERHGQTHYFDDGYDDWERAAITLLRRETDRAIVALVLEAESIAPDAIATRLDVARSTVEWHLDRLTEERVLEKRYDSKGRVTVVAVDPERTRTLLSTLDPGVADRLVDRFTRLVDGAMTVDDVDSGHLDSE encoded by the coding sequence ATGAGCCAGGTGAGGCGACGCATCGCCGAGTACGTGCGTTCGAACCCCGGCGTCCACTTCAGCGCCATCGTCCGGGAGCTGGATCTCGCCACCGGACAGACGCAGTACCATCTGCGGAAGCTCCTGCGTCGGGGCGAGGTCACGGCCGAGGAGCGACACGGGCAGACCCACTACTTCGATGACGGATACGACGACTGGGAGCGGGCCGCGATCACGCTGCTGCGCAGGGAGACCGACCGGGCGATCGTCGCGCTCGTGCTCGAAGCGGAGTCGATCGCCCCGGACGCGATCGCGACGCGACTCGACGTCGCCAGAAGCACCGTCGAGTGGCACCTCGACCGACTGACCGAAGAGCGCGTGCTCGAGAAACGGTACGACTCGAAGGGTCGAGTCACGGTCGTCGCCGTCGACCCCGAGAGGACCCGAACGTTGCTTTCGACGCTCGACCCCGGCGTCGCCGACCGGCTCGTCGATCGGTTCACGCGGCTGGTCGACGGGGCGATGACCGTAGACGATGTCGACTCCGGACACCTCGACTCCGAGTGA
- a CDS encoding AAA family ATPase yields the protein MSEEFLELTVRGAQKRDAGRGIARLPESARRALGVLSGDTVVVEGEQTAVAKVWPGGANVDDGEVRIDADTRANAGAKIGETVRLSTVSVTNAKRVVLDAPAELASVDVTREAIERALARELRDRPLRTGEQVHVERLGGIRFLVSETVPSGTVRVADSTDVELEYRQPDAEASKQGSRSERSSEAGVADRTGEGDDTGGRITPTPPPTTGVTYEDIGGLDEELDLVREMIELPLSEPEVFARLGVEPPKGVLLHGPPGTGKTLIARAVANEVDATFITIDGPEIMSKYKGESEERLREVFQEAEAEAPAIVFFDELDSIAGKRDDGGDVENRVVGQLLSLMDGLDARGDVIVIGATNRVDTLDPALRRGGRFDREIQIGVPGEAGRREILDVHTRRMPLADDVDVDRLAARTHGFVGADLESLVKEAAMTALRRARDASRSLTDVKVEKRDFEAAMAAVEPSAMREHVAETPSTGFDDVGGLEDAKRKLERAVTWPLTYAPLFEAANTTPPTGILLYGPPGTGKTLLARAIAGESEVNFIRVDGPELLDRYVGESEKAVREVFERARQAAPSILFFDEIDAVAGDRDALGSDSGVGERVVSQLLTELDRTADNPNLVVLAATNRRDVLDEALLRPGRLETHVEVPNPDRDARHAILEVHTRGKPLAEDVDLGEIAEETDGYSGADLTAVCREAALLAIQKIADSYEGTEANEHAEELLLTADHFQVALEAVGPFDAE from the coding sequence ATGAGCGAGGAGTTCCTGGAACTCACCGTCCGGGGCGCACAGAAGCGCGACGCCGGGCGGGGGATCGCCCGGCTCCCGGAGTCGGCACGCCGGGCGCTGGGCGTCTTGAGCGGCGACACGGTGGTCGTCGAGGGGGAGCAAACCGCGGTCGCGAAGGTGTGGCCGGGCGGGGCGAACGTCGACGACGGCGAGGTCCGGATCGACGCCGACACCCGTGCGAACGCCGGCGCGAAGATCGGCGAGACGGTCCGGCTGTCTACCGTGTCGGTGACGAACGCGAAACGCGTCGTCCTCGACGCGCCGGCGGAACTGGCCTCCGTCGACGTGACCAGGGAGGCGATCGAGCGCGCGCTCGCCAGGGAACTTCGCGACCGACCGCTCCGAACGGGCGAACAGGTCCACGTCGAACGGCTCGGCGGGATCCGGTTTCTCGTCAGCGAGACGGTTCCCTCCGGGACCGTCCGGGTCGCCGACTCCACCGATGTCGAACTCGAATACCGCCAGCCGGACGCCGAAGCGTCGAAACAGGGAAGCCGGAGCGAACGAAGCTCGGAGGCGGGCGTCGCCGACCGAACCGGCGAGGGGGACGACACCGGAGGCCGGATAACGCCGACACCGCCGCCGACGACTGGGGTCACCTACGAAGACATCGGCGGGCTCGACGAGGAGCTCGACCTGGTCCGGGAGATGATCGAACTCCCGCTGTCGGAGCCGGAGGTGTTCGCCAGACTCGGCGTCGAACCGCCAAAGGGCGTCCTCTTGCACGGCCCGCCAGGAACCGGAAAGACGCTGATCGCCCGCGCGGTGGCAAACGAGGTGGACGCCACGTTTATCACGATCGACGGCCCGGAGATCATGTCGAAGTACAAGGGCGAAAGCGAAGAGCGGCTCCGGGAGGTGTTCCAGGAGGCGGAGGCGGAGGCGCCCGCGATCGTCTTCTTCGACGAACTCGACTCGATCGCCGGGAAACGCGACGACGGCGGCGACGTCGAAAACCGGGTGGTCGGCCAGCTCCTCTCGCTGATGGACGGGCTCGACGCCAGGGGCGACGTGATCGTCATCGGCGCGACCAACCGGGTGGACACACTGGATCCCGCCCTCCGGCGCGGCGGACGGTTCGACAGGGAGATCCAGATCGGCGTCCCCGGGGAGGCGGGCCGCCGGGAGATCCTCGACGTCCACACCCGTCGGATGCCGCTCGCCGATGACGTCGACGTCGACAGGCTCGCCGCCCGGACCCACGGGTTCGTCGGCGCCGACCTCGAGAGCCTGGTCAAAGAGGCGGCGATGACGGCGCTGCGCCGGGCCCGGGACGCGAGCAGATCGCTGACGGACGTGAAGGTGGAAAAGCGGGACTTCGAGGCCGCGATGGCGGCCGTCGAACCCAGCGCCATGCGGGAACACGTCGCCGAGACCCCCTCGACGGGGTTCGACGATGTCGGCGGCCTCGAGGACGCCAAACGCAAGCTCGAACGCGCGGTGACCTGGCCGCTCACGTACGCGCCGCTTTTCGAGGCCGCGAACACGACACCCCCGACGGGAATCCTGCTGTACGGCCCGCCCGGGACCGGAAAGACCCTGCTTGCGCGGGCGATCGCCGGCGAAAGCGAGGTGAACTTCATTCGGGTCGACGGTCCCGAACTGCTCGATCGATACGTCGGGGAGTCCGAAAAGGCCGTCCGGGAGGTGTTCGAACGCGCCAGGCAGGCCGCACCGAGCATCCTCTTTTTCGACGAGATCGACGCCGTCGCCGGCGACCGTGACGCGCTCGGCTCCGACTCCGGGGTGGGCGAACGCGTCGTCTCCCAGCTCCTGACCGAGCTCGATCGCACCGCCGACAACCCCAATCTGGTGGTGCTGGCGGCGACGAACCGCCGGGACGTGCTCGACGAGGCCCTGCTCCGGCCGGGACGTCTCGAAACCCACGTCGAGGTTCCGAACCCGGACAGGGACGCGAGACATGCGATCCTCGAGGTGCACACCCGCGGGAAGCCGCTCGCCGAGGACGTCGATCTGGGCGAGATCGCCGAGGAAACCGACGGCTACTCCGGCGCGGATCTCACGGCCGTCTGTCGGGAGGCTGCGCTGCTCGCGATCCAGAAGATCGCCGACAGCTACGAGGGTACCGAGGCGAACGAACACGCCGAGGAGCTGCTACTCACGGCCGACCACTTCCAGGTCGCACTCGAGGCCGTGGGACCGTTTGACGCCGAATAA
- a CDS encoding redox-regulated ATPase YchF: MITVALAGKPNAGKSTFFTAATMADVDVGNYPFTTIDANRGIAHVRTECPCLDLDSGCGNERCRNGKRYVPVELVDVAGLVPGAHEGKGLGNQFLDQLTNADVILNVVDASGGTNAEGEPVDIGTYDPLDEVDFIEEEMDRWLVGIVDRNWESVERKSRSPNFDIDEALTEMLTGFGATEADVGAVLREFDYPDDPKNWTDDHRETLARAVRRQTKPLVLVANKADIAPEENLTRLLEANRPVMPASAEGELALRRASRASAVEYDPGDDSFELTGELTDAQRAGLETVRELIDEYGGTGVQEALNTAVYDLLDVITVYPVQDAGKWTDAQGNVLPDAHLLPRGSTPRDLAFEIHTDIGESYLHAVDAKSERRISDEYELSEGDVVKIVSTN; the protein is encoded by the coding sequence ATGATCACGGTCGCACTCGCGGGCAAGCCCAACGCCGGCAAGTCCACGTTCTTCACGGCGGCGACGATGGCAGACGTCGACGTCGGCAACTACCCATTTACGACGATCGATGCCAACCGCGGGATCGCACACGTCCGGACGGAGTGCCCGTGTCTCGATCTCGACTCCGGATGCGGGAACGAGCGGTGTCGAAACGGCAAGCGCTACGTCCCGGTCGAACTCGTCGACGTCGCCGGGCTCGTCCCCGGCGCCCACGAGGGGAAAGGGCTCGGAAACCAGTTCCTCGATCAACTTACCAACGCCGACGTCATCCTCAACGTCGTCGACGCCTCCGGCGGCACGAACGCCGAAGGGGAACCCGTCGACATCGGTACGTACGACCCACTGGATGAGGTCGACTTCATCGAAGAGGAGATGGACCGGTGGCTCGTCGGAATCGTCGATCGCAACTGGGAGTCGGTCGAGCGAAAGTCCCGGTCGCCGAACTTCGACATCGACGAGGCGCTGACCGAGATGCTCACCGGGTTCGGCGCAACCGAGGCCGACGTCGGCGCCGTCCTCCGTGAGTTCGACTACCCCGACGACCCCAAAAACTGGACGGACGACCACCGGGAGACGCTTGCCCGGGCGGTCCGCCGACAGACGAAACCGCTGGTGCTGGTGGCGAACAAAGCCGACATCGCCCCGGAGGAGAACCTAACGCGGCTTCTCGAGGCGAACCGACCGGTGATGCCGGCGTCTGCGGAGGGCGAACTCGCGTTGCGCCGGGCCTCACGGGCGAGTGCCGTCGAGTACGACCCGGGCGACGACTCCTTCGAGCTCACCGGAGAGCTCACCGACGCCCAGCGTGCCGGACTAGAAACCGTTCGCGAACTGATCGACGAGTACGGCGGTACCGGCGTGCAGGAAGCACTGAACACCGCCGTCTACGATCTGCTGGACGTGATCACCGTGTATCCCGTCCAGGACGCCGGCAAGTGGACCGACGCACAGGGGAACGTGCTCCCGGACGCCCACCTGCTCCCGCGGGGCTCGACCCCCCGGGATCTCGCCTTCGAGATCCACACCGACATCGGCGAGAGCTACCTCCACGCCGTCGACGCGAAGTCTGAGCGACGGATCTCCGACGAATACGAGCTCTCGGAGGGCGACGTCGTCAAAATCGTCAGCACGAATTGA
- a CDS encoding DUF5800 family protein produces the protein MTILSFDEDGVDVVYEGTEFRLDKEMIEEATGKDWPDVTDHEVIKLVEPEPELSGEPRRVTDIIR, from the coding sequence ATGACGATTCTCTCCTTCGACGAGGACGGCGTCGACGTCGTGTACGAGGGGACGGAGTTCAGGCTCGACAAGGAGATGATTGAGGAGGCGACGGGGAAAGATTGGCCCGACGTCACCGATCACGAGGTCATCAAGCTGGTCGAGCCCGAACCGGAGCTGTCCGGGGAACCCCGGCGCGTGACGGACATCATCCGATGA
- a CDS encoding ATPase has protein sequence MSSQPTVLVVGDARVDAGKTTFSVGLLDRLGRTVAEADPSPIGFKPRAGNDYWFDHDDVRAATDERRLYGKDAARLADVSGTTESPGGPGAIERLNPVHRLWRPTPGRTGTLGEADRTALVDRVTPDGETRYLVNGAAEADGLIPAPISERLPLADARRVGSVVEFNAAMRELHLPAFERLAERIRKAAGTRPVVIESYGDIAVPLENLREVLELDVVAAVAPTRLRVYRGDRWLRARSVASGSPREGRLEERTGRVAEMVEPVATRELPALPSGVRADPGGIAEAYADAYEAVLEQVKPDRR, from the coding sequence ATGAGTTCACAGCCGACGGTACTGGTCGTGGGCGACGCGAGAGTCGACGCCGGCAAGACGACGTTTTCGGTCGGGCTGCTCGACCGTCTCGGGAGGACAGTAGCCGAGGCGGATCCGTCGCCCATCGGATTCAAACCCCGAGCGGGCAACGACTACTGGTTCGACCACGACGACGTCCGCGCCGCAACCGACGAACGGCGGCTCTACGGCAAGGACGCGGCACGTTTGGCCGACGTCTCAGGTACAACCGAATCGCCCGGAGGGCCCGGAGCGATCGAACGTCTCAACCCGGTTCATCGCCTGTGGCGTCCGACTCCCGGTCGGACCGGGACTCTGGGGGAGGCGGACCGCACCGCGCTCGTCGACCGCGTGACGCCCGACGGGGAGACGAGGTATCTGGTCAACGGCGCCGCCGAGGCGGACGGACTGATTCCAGCTCCAATCTCCGAGCGATTGCCCCTCGCGGACGCCCGGCGGGTGGGGTCGGTCGTCGAGTTCAACGCGGCCATGCGGGAGTTGCATCTCCCGGCGTTCGAACGGCTGGCTGAACGGATCAGAAAGGCGGCCGGAACCCGGCCGGTCGTCATCGAGTCGTATGGAGACATCGCTGTTCCCCTCGAAAACCTGCGGGAGGTCCTCGAACTCGACGTTGTCGCGGCGGTGGCGCCGACGCGGCTGCGCGTGTACCGCGGCGATCGGTGGCTTCGAGCCCGGTCGGTCGCGAGCGGGAGTCCACGGGAGGGTCGCCTCGAGGAACGCACCGGGCGCGTCGCGGAGATGGTCGAGCCGGTCGCGACCCGGGAGCTCCCTGCGCTCCCGTCCGGGGTTCGCGCGGACCCGGGCGGGATAGCCGAGGCGTACGCCGACGCCTACGAGGCGGTTCTCGAACAGGTTAAACCGGATCGGCGATAA
- a CDS encoding DUF5827 family protein codes for MPKPKSETDRLYPCDFYTPEELLDPDELYTVPEIARLLQELEPDAELDDATEGVLLDWAIPWVMVHADDLVVAEPGDEGEPGYYGLKTDADRERFAERSGDDD; via the coding sequence ATGCCGAAGCCGAAGTCCGAAACCGACCGTCTGTATCCCTGCGACTTCTACACCCCAGAGGAGCTTCTCGACCCCGACGAACTGTATACGGTTCCGGAGATCGCACGGCTCCTCCAGGAGCTGGAGCCGGACGCGGAGCTCGACGACGCCACCGAGGGGGTGTTGCTCGACTGGGCGATCCCGTGGGTGATGGTCCACGCCGACGACCTCGTGGTCGCCGAACCCGGCGACGAGGGTGAACCGGGCTACTACGGCCTCAAGACCGACGCCGACCGCGAGCGGTTCGCCGAGCGGTCCGGGGACGACGACTGA
- the sod gene encoding superoxide dismutase, with translation MTDYELDPLPYDYDALEPHLSEQVLKWHHDTHHQSYVNGWNSAEEELEANREAGDFSSSAGAIRSVTHNSSGHILHDLFWQNMSPDGGDEPTGALRERIEEDFGSYEAWRGEFEAAAKGASGWALLVYDTFSNQLRNVVVDKHDQGAIWGGHPILALDVWEHSYYHDYGPARGEFIENFFEVVDWEEPARRCEEAVELFE, from the coding sequence ATGACTGATTACGAACTCGATCCGTTACCGTACGACTACGACGCACTCGAACCGCACCTCTCCGAACAGGTGCTGAAGTGGCACCACGACACCCACCATCAAAGCTACGTGAACGGCTGGAACAGCGCCGAAGAAGAGCTGGAGGCGAACCGCGAGGCGGGCGACTTCTCGTCGTCCGCGGGCGCGATCCGTTCGGTCACGCACAACTCTTCGGGGCACATCCTGCACGACCTGTTCTGGCAGAACATGAGCCCCGACGGCGGCGACGAGCCGACGGGCGCGCTCCGCGAGCGAATCGAGGAGGACTTCGGCTCCTACGAGGCGTGGCGCGGCGAGTTCGAGGCGGCCGCGAAGGGCGCCTCCGGCTGGGCGCTTCTGGTGTACGATACGTTCTCGAACCAGCTTCGAAACGTCGTCGTCGACAAGCACGACCAGGGCGCGATCTGGGGCGGCCACCCGATCCTGGCGCTGGACGTCTGGGAGCACTCCTACTATCACGACTACGGTCCGGCCCGCGGAGAGTTCATCGAGAACTTCTTCGAGGTCGTCGACTGGGAGGAGCCGGCCCGGCGCTGTGAAGAGGCCGTCGAGCTGTTCGAGTGA
- a CDS encoding ubiquitin-like small modifier protein 1, which produces MSSSERFRDGDGLLALAQQRSGAAFDSIHTSTGGCPSKEASGTGSPPGRGVVRTWERDRRLQEDRALTARVNVEFRLFGPFRDAAGTNQLAVETDANTYRELLGELEGRHPELEGELLDAEGTDLAGDTVVTKNGTDVRHLDGLETPVEDGDVVRAVPSVYGGSDTTSVHILLYDGFDELDAIGPYEVFDYAREFGVGIDPSYRTLEPVEQVTASHGTRILPDGTLPEPGASDAPDLLVVPGGGWSSRDGEASAWVEAQRGDVPRALSAHHRAGARVAGVCTGGLLLATAGLTDDRPAVTHASALEELRETGADVRDARVVDDGDLLTAGGVTSGLDLALYLVERIADPDVADTDVADPDVADRIATVIEYDRRFDVVRTAGTDATGGRDESEFD; this is translated from the coding sequence GTGTCCTCCAGTGAGCGATTCCGCGACGGCGACGGTCTCCTCGCGCTCGCGCAACAGCGTTCCGGCGCGGCGTTCGATTCGATCCATACGTCCACTGGGGGGTGCCCGTCAAAAGAAGCCTCGGGGACGGGATCGCCTCCGGGACGTGGTGTTGTGAGGACGTGGGAACGCGACCGTCGACTACAAGAGGATCGGGCCCTCACAGCGCGTGTGAACGTCGAATTCCGCCTCTTTGGACCGTTCCGCGACGCCGCCGGTACGAACCAACTCGCCGTCGAGACCGACGCGAACACGTATCGCGAACTCCTCGGGGAACTCGAGGGACGTCATCCGGAACTGGAGGGGGAACTGCTCGACGCCGAGGGAACGGACCTCGCCGGCGACACGGTGGTCACGAAAAACGGGACGGACGTCCGCCATCTCGACGGGCTGGAGACGCCGGTCGAAGACGGTGACGTCGTCCGTGCGGTGCCGTCGGTGTACGGCGGCAGCGACACCACGTCCGTCCACATCCTGCTTTATGACGGATTCGACGAACTCGACGCGATCGGTCCCTACGAGGTGTTCGACTACGCCCGGGAGTTCGGTGTCGGGATCGATCCCAGCTACCGGACGCTCGAGCCCGTAGAACAGGTCACCGCCAGCCACGGGACGCGGATCCTCCCGGACGGGACGCTCCCCGAACCGGGGGCTTCGGACGCACCCGATCTGCTCGTGGTTCCAGGGGGTGGCTGGAGTTCGCGCGACGGGGAGGCCTCCGCGTGGGTAGAGGCTCAGCGCGGGGATGTCCCACGTGCGCTCTCGGCCCACCACCGGGCCGGTGCACGCGTGGCAGGGGTCTGTACTGGGGGATTGCTGCTCGCGACCGCCGGACTTACCGACGATCGACCGGCGGTGACACACGCCAGTGCCCTGGAGGAACTCCGGGAGACCGGCGCAGACGTGCGGGACGCTCGGGTCGTCGACGACGGCGACCTGCTCACTGCCGGTGGGGTCACCTCCGGGCTCGATCTCGCGCTGTACCTCGTCGAACGGATCGCCGACCCCGACGTCGCCGACACCGACGTCGCCGACCCCGACGTCGCCGACCGGATCGCGACGGTAATCGAGTACGACCGGCGGTTCGACGTCGTCCGGACGGCCGGGACCGACGCCACAGGCGGGCGTGACGAGTCGGAGTTTGACTGA